A stretch of DNA from Bradyrhizobium algeriense:
CGGAATTCGTTATATAGTATAATCAATTTTCCAGACCCAAAAATCAAGCCGGCGGGAAACCCAGATGCCCAAGCTCAAACTGCCCGATATCGAGAAAGTCGTCGCGATCGACATCCACACCCACGCGGAAGAGCCCTGCGGCATGCACGGCGACGACGGCTACGACGATTTCCAGGAGCGCATGGCGGACTATTTCAAGTCGCCGCACAAGCATCCGCCGACCGTGCCGGAGACCGCGGCCTATTACCGCTCCAAGAACATCGCGGCCGTGATCTTCCCGGTCGACGCCGAGCGCGAGACCGGTTTCCGCCGTTACAACAATTACGAGATGCTGGAAGTCGCGTCCGATAATCTCGATGTCCTGATCCCCTTCGTCTCGATCGATCCGCACAAGGGCAAGCTTGGTGTGCGCGAGGCGAGGAAGCTGATGGAGCAATACGGCGTCCGCGGCTTCAAATTCCACCCGACCATGCAGGGCTTCTATGCCAACGACCGCATGGCCTATCCGCTGTACGAGGCGATCAATGACGGCGGCGCGATCGCGCTGTTCCACACCGGGCAGACCGGCGTCGGCTCGGGCATGCCCGGCGGCATGGGAATGCGCTTAAAATATTCCAACCCGATGTATATGGACGATGTGGCGGCGGATTTCCCCGACCTCAAGATCATCCTCGCGCATCCTTCCTTCCCCTGGCAGGAAGAGGCGCTGTCGGTCGCGACCCACAAGCCGAACGTCTATATCGACCTCTCCGGCTGGTCGCCGAAATATTTTCCGCCGATTCTGGTGCGCTACATCAACTCCATTTTGCAGGACAAGATGCTGTTCGGCTCGGACTGGCCGGTGATTACGCCGGACCGCTGGCTGGCGGATTTCGCCAAGCTCGACATCCGGGAGGAAATCAGGCCGAAGGTGCTGAAGGCCAACGCAAGGAAGATTTTGGGTATATAAAGCGACGTCCGTCTCGAGCTTTTGAGCTAGAGGCCATCGTGTTCGGTGCCGGCGGCACGCCCTGCGACATCCAGCCGATCGCCGCCGTCGCCGAGGATGCGCCATTGGCCCGAGTGGCGGGTTGGCAGCTCACGATGTATTTATTGCCGCCGACAACCCATCAACTGATTATCAGTGTGCGTTGTCGCACGGCGATCGATACGGTGCGCGTGCAGTCCGGATCGGCCACGCCCGCGGAG
This window harbors:
- a CDS encoding amidohydrolase family protein, which produces MPKLKLPDIEKVVAIDIHTHAEEPCGMHGDDGYDDFQERMADYFKSPHKHPPTVPETAAYYRSKNIAAVIFPVDAERETGFRRYNNYEMLEVASDNLDVLIPFVSIDPHKGKLGVREARKLMEQYGVRGFKFHPTMQGFYANDRMAYPLYEAINDGGAIALFHTGQTGVGSGMPGGMGMRLKYSNPMYMDDVAADFPDLKIILAHPSFPWQEEALSVATHKPNVYIDLSGWSPKYFPPILVRYINSILQDKMLFGSDWPVITPDRWLADFAKLDIREEIRPKVLKANARKILGI